Genomic DNA from Acomys russatus chromosome 24, mAcoRus1.1, whole genome shotgun sequence:
tatatctgcatactagcccaaggggcatgtcccacgaaagccttcacttaccaggaaactgggacagaggggagggcatcctattgggactctaaatgagagacgcatgggagaacagcaaaataaaaggatacagagggtcctagaaatctacaagtagaacaatatgataggcagatttgggcccaggggtcctgctcaaactaaggcaccagccaaggacaatacaggaggtaaactttaaaccccttcccagatctagccaatggtcagaatattctccacagttgagtggagagtgtgatacgactttctcacgtactctggtgcctcacatttgaccatgtcccctggagggggagacctggtagcactcagaggaaggacagcaagtagccgagaagagacttgataccctatgagaatatatagggggacgtaatccccctcaggaacagtcataggggaggggaataatgggaaaatggggggggggggaggaatgggaggatacaagggatgggataaacattgagatgtaacaagaataaattaataataaaaaatatatatataatgaaataaataagaggaATAGTAATTTGGGGAGACAATTTGTAAATTTCTGTTAACTTTATATGTGGGAAATCAAAGGATGACGACTAGATAAATGTAATGAAGCTGAATGAGTCAAAACATACCCCCTATATAAAAGAGTTGATTTTCAGAATGACACCCCAGTAGCACATAGCATAGCCTTCTCTAAAATATTTGTAAGCTGGTAGAATATCTTCATTACAAATACTTCACCAATGACAACTTAATGTGAATATTATTTAATGTTGATACCTGATAACAGATTTTAATATGTTAAAACTCATAATTAGTAGACAGTGTAATGACTctcaattttttaattgaaattccaTGCTAAATTTTAACATTCTACAACACACTTGTACTATGACATAATATCTGCTTTGAAAACTAAGTTCATAATAGTTTAAGGATACCCAGGGATATCAATCAATTAACTAGGACATTAAGGTACATAGGGTGCAGATGTTTTAAAAACCAAGGcttaaaaagtattttgaaacAAATAATATTACAAACCAATTGAGaggcaattattttaatttcatgtcaTCGACAAACTTCTTTTCCCGCATATAAAAATGATATGGacaaaaaatgaaagcaagcacTTGTGTTAAAAGCCATACAAATGATtgataaaatctaaaaaatgtattttatatcaCTTAGTAGAGTTTGCTTATGTGCATTTGCATTTAATAAAACATACTGTGCTATAATAATCAATTGATTATAATTACTAAATTggcattttttcctttatctgtctCTAGAACTATTCCATTAATGATGTATCTATAGGCAATTGTTTCGTATTCCTTACTTCCCATGTACATGGTAATCTATTTCCCGCCTTTGTATATATTGTTAGTCTGTATACTTCATAGGAAAGACTCATAGTGGCTTTGAATTAGTGTGATATTCTCAAGATCTCACTGTGTTATGTTTTATATTGAAACTTCATTccctttaaattatattatttatcttCATATCATTTATATGCCATTAGAGAGTAAACACAAGAGATATATTATTGTTGACTGAAAGTCACTGAAAGTGAAAGATGTTCTTCAGTACTTAAGaacttaactgtaattttgtgtTCATCAAATTGTCCTGTGTGAAGAGGTATGGCTACTTTCAGCCACCATAGGCATTCTGACTGAGTTAGAACATTTCATGCAGCTCATGTAACTGGAAACTTCCCATGTTTATCCTCACCACATGGAGCATTGCATTCTCCACATTCATCCATGGTACCATTCCTTGTATTGTTAAGATTGAATAATACTGTATTGCTTTGCATCACTgattttattgttcatttaaCCATGGTtagatatttaatttgttttaccTCATGGCAATTACACATTATGTCACAATAAACAGGAGAGCACACATTTACCTTTAAGAACCTGGCCTCTATACTTTTTGATAAGTACTTATAAGTGGGAATATTgctttatacaaaaaaaaaataacgaaCAGTTGAATACAAATTAATCTGGAGAGTTTATAATCCCCAGATATCAACTCAATAGACTTTCAAAAATTTCGCTGgcaaataattatttctttccatctcctcaGGGAGAATCCTATGGcttaaatatgtatacataagtAGATCTCAGAAATACAAGATAAAAACCCCAGGGAGAAATGAAGACAAGATTTTTACAACAGGTAACAAATTGTCACACAGAACCTGTAGTTTCATCATAAGGATATGTGGGGAGCATCTTTTGCTAGGGTCTCACTGTCTTTAATTGCTCATTTCTGATTATGATTCATTGTTTATTCTTTCTAATAGTCTATAATGTCTAAGTAGGAATATAAtcgctttatttattttatgtcatttttgaaaacatatttgCCAAGGTTGAGAGAGAAAATGATATTAACTATCTTAGATATGTTGTTCTAAGAATACCTCTCTTTCTACCTCTTTCTTCCTAACTTTctttcctaacacacacacacacacacacatacacacacacgtgcaaactATGAGTATTTCCTCTTGACTAAGAGAGCTTGTATGCACCCCGTTCTTCATAACCAACTCAATTCCTCATCATTGCAGATCTAACAAAGTGGCTATACACCCATCATGTAggatgtacatgcacacatattgaAGGAAAAGTCTTTCAGGTTAGTATAAGCAATGAATGTTTGAAATCATTGTGTGCATTGTCTTTGTGAACTATGTGCAGGGAGCACAGATTCCCTGGATCATCTATATCGACTTCAGATTTTCAAGAGGCCATACTGTGACTTCTTCATATTATATGTGCCAAAAATACTTTATACATATTACCTTATTTTACCGAAAGAGAAGTTGTATGTCATTGGTCAGTGTGTCAGAGGACTGCAAGATTCATTTACAAATGCTTTGGTTGATTCAAATAAAGGTAACTCTGAGTGAGAGGGCCTATGACTAACATGGACTGTTACAGTAACTCTGGATGTTCCCCTGTACGTCTTAAAATTCTCTAGATCTACCCATGAAACTCAACTTGTGTGCATTTTTGAAACATTTAAGAAGGTGTATGCATTGTTATTGACATGTACCTTATATGTTATTACAAATATACAGTTAGTAaatgtcaaaatatattgtgaccatttcagaaataaaagcaaagggaaaataaattttatcatttttatgtaaatccaagcatctaaaattttgaggttttatatataaaaatatataatatacatatatgttcatctatacatatacatctGGCTGTGTAGCAACATTCCTAGATCTTAAAAGTAATCGAGTTTGAGGCTGGATATTGCCTGTGCTATACATTTGATGTCTGAAGATGTTTGCTTCCCATATTAACTACTGTTAAACCattaaactaaaaaaacagtTCACATGCCAGTTGGGGAAAGGAAGTCTTGTCGGCAAAGAATTgtgttattttctaattaaattctTACTGTTTTAGAAAGATTTATATCAATATCTTTGTTTATTGAAAGAtacatgtttgcatatgtatgtgtgcagatgtgcatagAAGGGTATGTGCATCTTTTTAACAGGTGTATTTTCAAGAAGTGATTTGAAATGTTTGATACATTAAATTTAGTTTACtttgaataataaaaattgaCAAAATGATAATATTTGAAATCTCTTGACCGTGTTCTGGTCTCTATTCCgaacttgtttttttaataaacccAGATGGAGAACCACAACCTCACAATGGTGACTGAATTTATCCTGCTGGGCATCACTGACCGCCCTGAGCTCCAGGCCCCATTGTTTGGACTATTTCTCATCATCTATCTGATCTCACTGGTGGGCAACTTGGGCATGATCATCCTTACCACAGTGGACGCCAGGCTGAAAACACCCATGTACTTCTTTCTCAGACATCTGGCTATAACAGATCTTGGTTACTCAACTGCTATTGGACCTAAAATGTTAGCAAATTTTGTTGTCAGTAAAAATACAATATCATTTAGTCTTTGTGCTACACAATtagccttctttcttctgtttattgCTTGTGAactttttattctgtctgtgatggcctatgaccgctttGTAGCCATTTGCAACCCTCTGCTCTATAATGTCATCATGTCACATATCATATGCTGGGTGCTAGTGGCAGTCTCATACATTTACagtgtatttatttctcttatagtcaccataaatattttctcttcatcCTTCTGTGGCTACAATGTCATCCCTCATTTTTACTGTGATGGTCTCCCCCTGATAACTCTGCTCTGTTCTAGtacaaaagaaattgaaatgatAATATTAATCTTATCTGCTGTTAACTTGATTTCCTCTCTTCTGGTCATCCTTGTCTCTTATCTGCATATTCTAACAGCCATTCTCAGGATGAACTCGGCTGAGGGCAGACGCAAGGCTTTTTCCACCTGTGGGTCCCACCTGACAGTGGTCACCGTCTTCTATGGGACTttgatatttatgtatgtgcagcCTAAGACCAGTCACTCCTTTGACACTGATAAAGTGGCTTCCATCTTTTATACTCTAATTATCCCTATGTTGAATCCCTTAATCTATAGCTTGAGAAACAAAGATGTAAAATATGCTCTAAGAAAGGCAGGGAAAAGGATACACAGTAACTTCTCATAGAAGTCACAGGTTGTTACATGTTACCTTACTTCACAGAAAAAACacatatatgctttttaaatttcagtgaaGGAAATACTAAAGAACTACACTTCTTTGAAGAAGAGAGATATTGTAaacaagaaatgtgaaaaattGAGTTATCACAGAAAAATTCTTTTAAAGTGTGTAGGCCTAAGAAGGtaacagcatgcatgtggtgtgtggaTGACGACAAGGACAGGTGTCTCgcctagtttttggttttgtgatgaTGAAGTTTCAGGAttttttgagttttgtgaattggtatttaaaataaattgtctGGTGTTCTTGTGTATCTGTGCATTTATTtgtatgaaaatgaaattttatcatATTAGTATTATAttgttatttatatacatttgggttttcatatatatttctctGAACTGTGTCAAAGATTTTTTATCATAATATCAAAAAAAGTTTATCATTTTGATAATAAGGTCCCAATAATATCAGAGCACACAGAATTTTATGTTCTTATTCTAATTCATCTCCTTTTAATATCACTTCATGTATGATCAAAATAGCAATAATTAATGCCATATACTTAGTGATTAAACAGTTCATAATTTCAATGTATCATCTAATATCATATAATTCTGTGTGTGGTTGTTTATGTTAGATGTCTTCAGCTTTAatggcagcttttaatattttattttgtaagagtATAGTTCTACTACTTTATAGTTATATGcattattatatacattatataatcatataaacatataatataaaatatattatataaggATAATACTAATTACTTAATTCCAACTCCCTGTATTAaacaatttcatgttttctttcttgatgtaAAATACATTTCTCATAATTCATATACTAGGTTTTGATTATTGAATGCAATGCCAGCACTATAATTACTTGGTAGGTATGGGAAGAAGAGTCAGGATTCCAAGGACAGCCTTAGATATATAGTTAGTCTGAGCTAAGTCTCGGCTTA
This window encodes:
- the LOC127207166 gene encoding olfactory receptor 8K3-like, with the translated sequence MENHNLTMVTEFILLGITDRPELQAPLFGLFLIIYLISLVGNLGMIILTTVDARLKTPMYFFLRHLAITDLGYSTAIGPKMLANFVVSKNTISFSLCATQLAFFLLFIACELFILSVMAYDRFVAICNPLLYNVIMSHIICWVLVAVSYIYSVFISLIVTINIFSSSFCGYNVIPHFYCDGLPLITLLCSSTKEIEMIILILSAVNLISSLLVILVSYLHILTAILRMNSAEGRRKAFSTCGSHLTVVTVFYGTLIFMYVQPKTSHSFDTDKVASIFYTLIIPMLNPLIYSLRNKDVKYALRKAGKRIHSNFS